The sequence ttctccagcactgctgttcctAGTGAAAAGTGTAGGGTAGTCACAAGCACAACGCCTTGTCTTTTTAACTGCTTCTTACCTTGCAAGCATCTCTCTTTGAAAACCTCTTTCTCCCTCCAGCACACAACATGTTTCTGGTTACATTCAACCgttttgaggtttttttatattttctctcaCAGCTTTTTCTATCAACAATTTCAACAGTTGCTTCCTGAAGACATTTTGGCAGCTTTCCTGGAGATGTTTCTCCCCAGCCGGACACTGTGCACTTTGTGCCTGGTTTGACATCTTCACCAGTGTCAGGAAGGGACAAAACGTTCACATACTTATTCAGATTTGCCATATGATccagctgaaaaaagaaaataaaaatctttctcaCGTAGAAAGGATGGGAAGCATAATCTTCGATTCAGTTGGCTACATGGTCTCTTTCTACCACTACTTTCCTTTctaataaaatgcttttcagtatttAGGAACTGATTCTGAACTTAATCACACTTCTGTAAACCCAGAAGTACTTTCCTGATGGTTTCACATCTATGACAGTGCTACTGAATTCAAGTCTAGATTTTCCACCAATTActgtagaaaattaaaaacctaTGCAGGCTGTTGGATCTACATCCGTTCAATAACCCAACTCGCACTTAATTGCTATGTTGAAATGAGACTTAactgacaaacagaaaagtCCCAAAGCACTGTGCAATATGCTCAGCAACACGGATGTAAAAAAAGACTGTAAACAACTAGACATGACAGCAGAGGTCTCAACTGGAGAAAAAATAGGTTTTGAACTCTTCAGACTGCCAGGTTTAAATCTGAGAGAGTAAGGGCTTAAATGATCCAAAATATGTGTGTTTTGTTGGCCTTTATCTGACAGACTCGTCCTTCAGCAGGGATCAGTTTTGGcctgcaaatgaaaatatagcAAAACAGTAACACATATACTCAGTGCATTTGGTAAGGACTTCCAGTTACTGAACTGAGCTTACTTTCAATTTTACACGTGATCGCTGCACCGCAAATTAATTTCACAGATGCTTACATGTTTTGCTGAATGGCTGTCAGTTACAAGATTCTGGCtttatactttttttaaaaggcaCTGTAATGAATTatgtgtttaattaaaaatcccTATGGATTATTAACTCTGTTGCTGTTGGGAATTTCTGATAGAAGGCTTACCCCAAGTCACTAAGCACTCTACgggagcagaactgcagtgacAGGAGGTGAACCCTGCTTCTAACATTATTCCTGCTGCTGAGTCACAGTGAGACAAAGGATTTTAAGGTATCTTTGTCATTCTGGAACAGAGCTGTAACCATCAGCTTGAGAAATAACACTTCCTAGTGACCCATTTTAGTATAGTGTCCATTGTCATCAAATAACCCAATGttgcttaaaaacagaaacataacaTTAAAGCAATCGcttgaataaatgaataaaaatccATCCATGATTTCTTAGGCATTGTACAAAAGCCATGAAGTTTCTAAAGGCATAGACAAAACGGTGTACAACTCTCATCTTTCTTGAGTGCTTCGGATTGGCACTGAAACTGCTGTTCAGGGAGGCAGTCCTCCAGAGCCAGTTCTCCAGACCATCTGCAGATTTTCTGCACAGACACAAGCCTCCCCCTGTTCAAAACACCCATACCCATCCCATGTGACCAGGCTGAGCCAGGAGCTGGTACACAGGAAATGTGTACATCACTGCCTCATAAGGGCATAGAAGATGACGGTTACACAATCTTGGATATCTTTCCATTCTACAGTATCCTGAGCCTTCTTCACTATGAGACCAGCCTGTGCTCCTAGAGCTGAACTATTCTAGATTTTTATAATAATTCTGCATAATTCTGCTTCATGTGGTCACCTTAAATAATTAAGAACAGGTTTCATGCCCATTTTATGATCTATTTTGGGCTTTCAGAAGGGTAGTAGCAGTGAGTGGTTAAATGTAGTTTTACAACAGAATAGGCTTAAACTGTCATCCCTGCTCAATGTGCCAGAGATCTTGTAATGTCATCTAGATCTGTACAACCAAAGCAGAGTTTTCAGGGATACTGTTAAGCTACCAAAACAATGTACATTTCAATATCAGAGAATAGCCAAAACAACCATTAACaatatttcttctgtaataATACAGTTGTGATTAACAATACCTTGAGGAGCAttatatcattttcttttgaatcacTGTCAAACTGGGGATGAGGAAATAGGTCCATAATCTCAAATctctgttgttgcttttcagttttgaatgCCCGGTGGGCTCCAAGAACAACACTAGCATCCAAATCTTCCAATCTATAATTTAAGGAAGTGCAAGAACGTGTCATTACTAGAACAAGAGCAACATCTCTCAAGAGAAATAGAAGTTGTGTAACACAAAATtaacaatttcattttacaaCAACTTGATTAAAAATAGGAAGGATATAGTTCAATATGGCATTTTAACATGGGCTTGTGTTTTCCTTTACaaacatttcttcattcttcataCTAACATATCTTTACTGTAAATGTTATTTGGTAAATTAACCATAAGATAACTGTCTTTCAGGGGACTCCACAGTTTGGAATTGCTACCAAAAAGCGTACTGACTTTTTAGGGAGCACCGCTTGCACAAGGATATAATattagtatatatatatagagagagagagggtTTCATGTCAGTCTTGCCAATAGATAGCGAAAGTTGAGTAACTCCCCCAAACTCTCAGAGTATcatcagaaatatatttattcaaataTGTCTTTCTTGGTTTTGCCCTTCTTGATCTAGTGCAACCCAGTAAGAAGACACTGTCAGAAGACATACTGCTGgtttcctgtgcttcatcttCAGAATACAAACTCACTACACACAGGAAAACTAACTTGAGATAGAATTGAGACTTCATCAAACAAAAagagttattttcttctttccagttgCATGCCTCATTGAAAGATacaattcatttatttgtatatGAATTTTTGTTCGTGGAAATAGCTGCAAAGACCATGCTggagcctgaaaaaaaaatatttttatctataAAGCAAGCTCACACAGTGGAAATTACATTAGAATCCCAAAACTCCTTTCCTGGGACTCTTCCAAGTACATTCCACTAAAGTGTAACTTGCTCCAGCGGTGGAAgtactgcagcagtgcagaaaggCCAAGCAATCTGCTGCTGCATACATAGACAAATCACAGactaatcatagaatggcttgggttggaagaaacctcagagagcatctagttccaatccATTGTCATGGGCAATGTTGCCAACTAGATCAAGCATCAGCTCAGGTTACCCAGGgtctcatccagcctggcaccATTGTACACCTCAGGAAGAGACCAAAAAGGTGTTGTTTCAGTTCCTCACAATTATACAGACTCAAAGTTGGCTCAAAATAATGTCTTTGTTACAAAACCGAATCAGTGATTAGACCCACCCAATCAGAAAGCCCAGAGACAAGCAGCACTCTTCCCACTGATTAGCTccaaatatacatttttacaaCTGTAACTGACTGGATATCTTGAACCTTGAAGAGTCAAAGTCTCCCGCAAGAACATCACTTAATTCCAAAGAGGAAGGtcaggattttgttttgtaaatgtttaaaacaacaCATGCTATgtttgaatatttcttttttctttttttttttttttaacaaccaAACATGACTCGAGTGAAGATCTGTGAAAGTTTACTTTCTAAGAAGTCCCTGTTCCCTACTTCAGATTAATGATGGAAGGCTGGCCAAACTGCCCATGCTGTTTGAGGAGGTCAGATGTCCACAGGTTTCTTATGATTATCTTGCTTTCCATTACTTagagtgcagaaaaaaaatatctgaggaGCAAAATATGATTTAGATAACATTATTTAGCCAAAACATGACAATTTTACTTCCTAACACGAACACTAGATGTCCCTCACTCTGAGCCAGCCGTCCAACATCTGCACCAGCCTCAGCTGGGGAAGGGGTGCTCGAATCCACGTTTGGATCACCAAAAGGATGCAGCTCCCTGTCATAGTGGCTGCTCTGGCATTTTTTGCAAGCATCTGAGTTTTTATGGGCCCAGAAAGGACACTTAAACTGAAAGGGAAGGGTGTTTCCATCTAATTCAGCTTCAGTTCAGGGTGTTCTGAGACCTACTTCTATGCACACAGCCTTGTTTAAGCACTGTGCAATATGTCCCTGTCTCTAAGACGCTGCTGTTTCAAATGCATAGATAATGagtttgctcttttctttgAACAGCACAGTCAGtgtcctccagcactgcaggatcTGACCAATGCAGATAACAGAACACTAAGCAGATCAGTTTACAGAACAACTCAAAGCAGAATGAAAGTTCCCGAGAATGTTTGGTGAAAGAACTCCAGCTTTTACCAacccttaaaaaaaacattatttaccTTCCTTTACTTATAGGCTTGAATATCATGGCCCACCTCAGTGAAGAGCTATGAACACCACAGTATAAGGTACTTACTCACAATGTGCAGCTGTCAAAACCCACTGCCTTTTCACAAGAACCCCTCCACACACAGTTGTATTCGCTCTCTGGATGGCAGCCATGAAAGGTCGGGAATGGGCACGCACGCAGTGTCCTCCAGAAATGTCACTGCAGCCATCTGAAAGGCAACAGAACAACAGTTATTTTCCCCACCTCTTAGCCAGAGGAAGCATGAATTaggatatttttattcttagaGGACTTCTTACATCTCAGGGGTAGGATAACAGCAATTACAGAGAGAAGAAGAGCTAACAGGTGGCTAGTCATAGCTGTCGCTACTTACTGATGTAAACTGAAATAACACCTTTCTATGTAAACGTTTCCTACAGGATACAGTGGTTAAGAGGTTTGATGAGAAACTCCTCCTCTTGAAGTTTCCCTTTACATCCTCAATAATATTATAttaactgcagctctgctctgcttctttaggttctttcttcagatttctttaaaaCCTGCCTGTCCCCGAGTCCACAGCATTCATCAGTTCACATCTCACAGGAACTTCAGCAGACCGGCACGCAGGTCTTATACTAGAAAACAAGTGCTAAGAACATTATATATGATAAATGCATAATAAAACCTAACTACATCAAAGAACTCAACAACTCTTTAAAGAAGCACAAATGAATGAATGAGACAACAAATAGAAGAGACACCTGAAAAGGCTTCACTGAGAACTGGCAGGAATCTGGAGCTGCTAGCATTGGACACCTAATACATAACACCAGCTATACATACTGAGGGcactgcagtttttttcctaGCAATTACTTTTGTGGGAGCAGGGTTCAGATGTACAAACTTCTACAGTGAGCAGGAgtcaaatgcaaataaaatacttaatcAAGAGTCACCAAATAAAAGATTGAAAGAGACAGTGGTGAGATAGACGTTTTTTACTGCTCACCCTTGTGTCTGTGCTCACTCTTTGCGTATCGTGCTGGTAAACCACTACAAGAAACAGCGCATCAccacataaaaaaaacctgctatCATCTTAAGCACGATTAGAAAGAGTCAGAAATGTAACCAACCCAACTTATCCAGCTCTTACTCGAGAGAAAATAGCAGCTCTGCCAATTTTTGAATGAGATTATAGAATTGAGACACAGCACAGAATCTTACTACAAAATTTGAAAGCATTACACAATGCAACACTatgtaacacttttttttttttcagaaaactctTCCCAAGCtcatttaagagaaaacaaatcacTTTAATTATCTTACAAAAGGGCCAGCTCTAGGTACCCCAAAATCACAATCCATCCTCAAGATAATCCTGAGATTATTCACACACTGGAGGTTACCCCTGCAAGTAATTTCTTTTGCCTGCAAGGTCCTTAAGACATGATTACTTACAAGTTTTTATGGCTTTGCCCTGACACTAGGTGACTGATAGCAGCTTCATGCTGTGATCAAGCAGGAGAAGACTCATATATTTCTACAGCATAATACCTGGTGTATTCTGCCATGTACACACAACTTTGTAAAAGTGACGTTGATTGAGGACTCCCTAAATGAACGAGCTCTACTATGCTGCTAATTTTTCTGTGATATCACACAGCAAATAGACAAAAATAAGCCTTTATTTTTGCACACAGCTGAGGCAGAAAAGATGACAGTGGAATCAGAGAGGAAAGTGAAACAGGCATCCAGAGTAGAAAAGGGTGTTAAGGGCAGGAAATAATGTCAGGCTGAATAAAATTGAGAATGGGTAGCACAGTGAGTATTAAGATCAGTACATAATGTATGGCTAAACACTACAAAGCAAATGTTAGATTTCCTAGACTAAACTAACTTCCATTTCCATGATCTGAGATTCCAGCTGCCACAGACAATACTAGGCAGTTCAGTAGATCATCCCAGTCAAGGTACGATAAAAAATTCCAACTTCTTCCTGTTAGCTTAATCATATCTTACTCTCTTAGTTCAACGCTTATCCCCACATGCAGGACCCCATCTTGCCAGGACCCAATGCCAGAGCAGGACTGACTGCACCAACTGGCTAAGAATAACAGTAGCCCATACTACCTTCTCTCAGAATTTACTGCATAAATTAACAAGTTTGCTGGGGGAGACAGCAGTAGATGGTGGCTACCTTGTGCAGAGCTTTGTGTCCTGAGCAACTGATCAGCTGGAGCTTGGGCACACAGCAAAGAGGTTTGGTGTTGCTCCCTTCAGGTATGAGTGAAGACCAAGAAAAAAACTCTGGATATATGCCCACTGGAAGGATGGAGCTGTTTAGAGTGACACTCATGCTGACATCctccagaaatacaaagaagGGCAGGAGAAAATTTAGATCccctcattttctttccacaaagGAACAAtcccagaaaaacaaaggaagctgtTTCTGAGGCTGGCTGGTTTTGAAGCATGAAGGAAGTCTTCCAATTCCTAGGGAAGTGCTTTAACCAGTGAGCCAGTATAATAAAACGTGTTGTTATCTGTGCTTCAAGAAGAGCTTAGTGTGGTCCATGTGAGTTGAAATTAGATATTCTTCTGGGTATATCTGATTCATATCCATGTCTGTCACCTCTCAGCATTTGCCAACCTGTACTAGGCACAAGAGAAACAATCTTCCACCACATCATGGCCCAAGGAGACTTTCTACATGCCAGTTCCCACTCCAGAATTTCCCAAGCAATTTAGAGTGTAGGTGAGGGAGGTTGAGGAGTCAGCTCCTGAGGAACATCCCACCAAACTAAGACTGAAAGAGCTGCAGACAGGATGGGCAGGTGAGACAGGACTGGGTGGGAatgccacagagctgccctgaTGTCTTCATCTTCTTTGCACTGGGATACTGCTGTCTCTACCACAGTCCCAAGACTGTCCCAGACTGTCCTGTGCCTTTCCCAGCAAGTCTTCAAAAATTTGGCAAAATTTGGCAAAAGATGTGGCCAGTAAAACACACTGGGGTGGGCTGGgtctggagcagcacagggacagtCAGAGAAGATGCTGGGCTCCTGGTGGCTACCTGCTCTGCACCACTCTCCTGCCCTCACTTCCCTACCGTGCCTCCTCAGTTCGGGCACCTGGAGGTTCTGTAAGGTGTAGAGCTGAAGTCTAAATTGGCATCCTGAAACGCTCCCCTAAAATTGTATGTGACGTTCATCCAAAGcaacacaaaaagcagcatgaATGAAAACTGAGCATAGTTACTGGGGAAACACAGTGCGAGATAAAAGTCAGAGAAGTGTTTTACACAGTCAGAACAGAGCAACCCATTGACCCATGCTTAATGCCCATGGGAAACTTCCTCAGAGGCAAGGGCTAGAAATTTGTTTTTGATTTGTTCTTTATCTTGTGCTGTGGTTTCTGCTAAGGGAGTGACTATGTCTTGTGGGCAAGGTGGGGGAAAGAgcagaacatttttttgttacatttttcaGACCTCTAGATATGCAATTGCTTATGCAGCAGAGGAGGTAATAAAAAAATTGATGATGCACTCTATGGAGAAGGAATTTTTGCTCTGAGGTTTCTTCCCTTTATACATAGAACACCAATATAATCTAAACTTGACCATAAATTAACTAATTGCCATAGCCAAAGAAGCCCAGCCAACTTGTTGCTTGCCctagaaaaaaatccaatttttcAGCCTTATTTAATGAGTTAAAACCTGAAGAGTAGTATTTGAGTATGAAACTAGAAACTGATTATCTGCGTGTCAATCTTTAATAACTGTGTAGTCAACACTAGGAGTAAGAGCTTGTGAAGAAAGCAGTCAGTTGTTATCAAACAGAAGTCTAGGTAGCATATTCTTAACTCTAACCATCAATGTAAACAGAGTCTCTTAGGATTACATACATAGAATTTTTTTCAAGGCACTGTTAAGCAAATAACTAAGAAGttacataaaaataactttagaAATACATAAGAGTTTGTTTATAgactgaaagataaaaaaacagaatacagaagatttttttttcaaatagtaGGCATAGAGTAGTCTGGAAATATCTGAGAACACTTGGTATTCTGTGTTTTCCAAATAGTTTTCTCTTGTAAATAGATCAGGTAAACATAAGATGATACTTTTCAAACCTCTTCTTTTCTAGATATCATACCTCATATAGGAATATATAAGGGTGAATCACTGCAATTGCATGAGTTTAAGCAGATCTGACTTGTAGAAGGTCTGGTAAgacttcctattaaaatactaTAAGGTTTGCCCTTGACATCTATTTACAAATGGTAATTGAAACAATGGTAGGTATGTCACTTGTTAATATTGTGTGCAggacaccactgaaaaaagGATGTTAACAGTGCTGATAGTTACTGCGGATATATGTGCAGGTAGTTaggagaaaactgaaaggaaactAAAAGCTTGGTATGGTTTGCAGAGCATGGATCTGTTGCCATGTCACATAGGTAATTATGTCTCCAATGCACTATAGCAATCTCAAAGAGCCCTGCCATCTCTAAAAAAAAGCTCCACTTCTACCTTCTTCAGAGAAATCACCAATAACTACCCTCTGCACAGATGGGAGGACAATGGTAAATATGAGTCAGCTGTTTGGTCATATATGGGTAAAAAACACATCAGGCTAAGCCAACTGAGCTCAAAGATATGacacagccagcacagaaaAGCTTCCTGCAGACTGACTGCAATGAAGCTAAAGTCATCAAGAAATCTACCAGGCTGTGTGACAGTGGCTCTTTGATGAATACAGTCAGCTAACAGAATATCTGAGATTCCAGTTTAATATTGATGAAAGGAAGATACTGCTATATCTGGGTATATATTTGGAAAGCAAGGATACGAAGAACTGGGCCCTTACAAGACTCcaataacatttgttttcagaactcAGTTCTGGTGCCTGAAAATAGACATTCCGTGACATCAGCCAGCACAGTCTCCTGAAAGTCAggttgtgcttgaccaacctcatctccttctatgactgggtgaccagactggcagacaagggaaaggctgtcgatgtagtctacctagacttcagcaaagcctttgacacagtctctcacagtattctcctggggaaactggctgcccgtggcctggacaggtatatCCTTCtttgggtaaagaactggctagagggccgtGCCCAGTgggtagtagttaatggagttaagtccagctggcaaccCATTACACGTGGTGTCCCCCAGcggttggtactggggcccaacttgtttaatatctttattgatgacctagatgagcggattgagtgtaccctcagtaagtttgcagatgacaccaagttgggaggtagtgTCAATCcgcctgagggtagggaggaccttcagagggatctaggTAAGCtagattgctgggctgaggtgaacacaatgaggttcaacaaggccaagtgccgggtgCTGCACTTtgccacaataaccccatgcagtgctataggcttggggctgaatggctggatgactgtggagaggaaaaggaactggaggtgttggttgatgctcggcttggctgagccaacagtgtgcccaggtggccaagagggccaatgcctAAGAAATAGTGCGGCCAgatggagcagggaggtaatcatccccctgtactcagtaCTGGTCAGGCTGTACCGCGAGTATTACGTTcaattttgggcccctcactacaggaaagacattgaggtcctggaatgtgtccagagaagggcaacaaaactggtgaggggtctggagcacaagtcttatgaggaacagctgagggaggTGGGATTGTTCTggagtctggagaagaggagactcagaggagacctcattgcactctacaacttcctgaaggaaggttgtgatgaggacgggtttggcctcttctcccaggcaacaaacaggacccgaggaaatggccacaagttgtagcagaggagatttaggttcGACATatggaaaaactttttctctcagagagtggccaggcactggaatggcctgcccagggaggtggtggtgtcgctgtccctggcagtgttcaagaagtgtctggatgaggagctacgagatatggtttagtggcttgtggtagcaatggtaatgggaggacggttggactagatgatcttgtaggtcctttccaatcctgtgattgtatgattctatgattctgtgacttgaGATATCATGTGTTTCCTTGTCAcatgcacagggctgggagaaaTGACATAGCATCTACAGGAGAAGCATGGCCTTATGTGCCAGCAGCTAAAGGTCAGATAGACATAAGACTGCTTAAAACACTTTAAATGGCATTAAACACTCTGCTCTAGACCACTAAACCACATTGCACAGAAGCTCATCCAGTGTAAAGGTAGTTAGAAAAGATCAGATGCTGAAAGGAGCAAATATCAGATTCCTTGGCCATGAGGTATTCCTGAATAGTAGAGATGACTTTCTAATGGGAAGTGGGCTGGGATTCCTCTCTCCTCATTTCAGAGGTTGGAACCAGCTCCACAAAAAAGGCACACGCAGGTGTCTCACTCACATGCCTACCTGTGGGACAGGCACGTTTACTCCTATTTCAGCCAGTGGAGATCAAAATAATGAAGTTAGCAGAGCTTCCAGAGTAATTCAGCTCAAGTAAACAGATCCCTAGCAACTGATCTGCTGAATATCTCTGTAGAATCCCTTGAATATACCGACCAGGTAGACTTCAGCTATTAGCATTTGAGATTAAACTGCAGACACTAAGGCATGTGATCTGGGACAGGATGGTATGGTCTCCCTTTGGTTATCAGACACATGTGAGGTCTTTATACTCCAGGTACTCAAGGTTAGGCAGATTGCCCTCAGGTGTGTAGAATGGAGCTAAAGATCTTCAAGTGAGCCACAAAGTCAAACTTATATTTATGTAAGATGAGTTCCACTGTGTGAGTGGACAGGTTGCACCTTGCAAGGTTTCACTTTAGCACTCATACTAGCTCACTGATAATGCTGCAGAGAGAACATGAAGGGGGGCTGTTGTCTTGGCACCACAACAGATGATGTGCTTTCTCATTCACACTTCTGCTGTGAGCTATATATTCAGGAAGGTCTTACTTTTTTTCACAGTTACAGATGTCAAATGTccttaagaggaaaaataaaacccacttCCTTTTTGTTTAGATATATATCAGAGTGAATACGGGAGGACACCAGGCAGACACCATGGGTGTTTTTTTCACTCTGtccacctctgctgccatcgtTCTCCTGATACTTCCTGGAGGTAAGTGCATAGTTTGATCCTTTTGAAGGTAAACACTGACACACAGAGTTCCATTTAAGCAGAATGTATTAGCATAAAGGAAGTAGCTGCAATTACTATTAGAGTTAAAATTGTTAtatcttcttctctctctgtatGTCTTTGAACTTTCATACAAACAACATCATTGCTGAATGGATAGTAGTAATTAAAACTGCACAGAGGACAAACTGTTTGGAAGAGTTCAGAGAAATTAATATAGCTGTTTTTAATCAATCACTTTACGGGCATATACATATATGATTCTCTTGATTCTCTGTTCTCTTGAAAAGCATAGGGACTTATGCTATGTAGCCCAGTTGCCAAGACAGACACTGTACAACATTTATCTAGTGGCAAGTCTGGGTTTCTTATAATGAAAGCTGAGAAATTAACCATAGCAGAGAActttaggaaaataaacttGTACAAGATCAGTAACACTtaggttgtttggttttttcctCAATATTCATGCCACTAACCTTATTTTAATCCCACTGAAAGACACGTAAGTAGTACTGCTGAGCACTTTTTAAAGCCTATCCCAAAGACCTGCATAGCAACATATACATTCCTGTGTGTCTGTACTCTTCATAATTATGTTAAATGTACTTTTCTAAGAGTTCACAGTGCTTTGCAGCCAAGCTGTGTGTGTTATGGcctacttttattttcagatttgtgCGTGGATATCATTGGAGGACATGAAGTAGCACCACACTCAAGACCATTTATGGCCATgctcaaaggaaaagaattttgTGGAGGAGCTTTGATCAAGCCAAGCTGGGTGTTAACAGCTGCTCATTGCAATCTGTAAGTTGTTTCTCTGATTCTGAGATTATTGTTTCCCTCTTCAAGAAGAAAAGTTCATGTCCCTGGTAGTCTAGAGCATTTAGCATTATCAAGTTTTTAAACTTACATTGACAACCATGTTTtggtgagaaaaaaataatataagaaGGTACACTGATCTTCAGTGTTTCTCATGAGATAGTTTACAAGTCACTAGTCACAGGAAAGCACAGAATAACAATGCCGAAATTGtgaatttggggggaaaaaccTATTCCTGTTCCATCAAACAGTACACTTGGCCAGAGGACCGGCCAGTCTAGACAGCTGcttagaaaacagaaacaagttcttgtcattttattctgtaaaaGACACAAAGTTCATTACAGAAAGAGACAGCACGTGATtataaaggaacaaaaaatcCCCCTGATGACAGGAGAGATTTAGAGACCGCTGCTTTACTAGGTATGTTAGCTTCTTCCGGTCTGACTCAAGACATGGATGGCTGTTTGGCCTTGCACACTCCCCCTGCCAGGCAAGATGTGAGGTTTGAAT comes from Gallus gallus isolate bGalGal1 chromosome Z, bGalGal1.mat.broiler.GRCg7b, whole genome shotgun sequence and encodes:
- the GZMK gene encoding granzyme K isoform X1, with the protein product MTSHLLALLLSVIAVILPLRYGCSDISGGHCVRAHSRPFMAAIQRANTTVCGGVLVKRQWVLTAAHCELEDLDASVVLGAHRAFKTEKQQQRFEIMDLFPHPQFDSDSKENDIMLLKLDHMANLNKYVNVLSLPDTGEDVKPGTKCTVSGWGETSPGKLPKCLQEATVEIVDRKSCERKYKKTSKRLNVTRNMLCAGGRKRFSKRDACKGDSGGPLICGGKYSGIVSFGEKCGMGDKPGVYTRLTEKYMDWIKKTVSLNGEA
- the GZMK gene encoding granzyme K isoform X2, translating into MAAIQRANTTVCGGVLVKRQWVLTAAHCELEDLDASVVLGAHRAFKTEKQQQRFEIMDLFPHPQFDSDSKENDIMLLKLDHMANLNKYVNVLSLPDTGEDVKPGTKCTVSGWGETSPGKLPKCLQEATVEIVDRKSCERKYKKTSKRLNVTRNMLCAGGRKRFSKRDACKGDSGGPLICGGKYSGIVSFGEKCGMGDKPGVYTRLTEKYMDWIKKTVSLNGEA